From the genome of Microcoleus sp. FACHB-672:
AGCTATTAAAAAAATTAGCCCTGGACAGCGTCAAATTATCGGCAACACAGGTTGGTTATTTGCCAGTCGTATTCTCCGATTGGGTCTGGGGCTAGTTGTTGGAGTTCTGCTAGCCCGGTATCTGGGTCCAGAACAGTTTGGCCTCTACAACTACGCGATTTCTTTCGTAGTATTATTTAGTCCCCTATTCACGCTTGGGTTAGATAGTATTGTAATCCGTGATATTGTACGCGATCCCTCATCTAAGCTAGAAACGTTAGGGACAGCGTTTGTTTTAAAGCTTATAGGTAGCTTCCTAACTTTCTGCCTAGCAACAGGCGGAATTTTATTTTTGCGTTTTGATGATAACTTAGCTCACTGGCTTGTAGGACTTGCCGCAGTCGCAAGTATTTTTCACGCTTTTGATGTTATTGAATTTTGGTTTAACTCGCAAATTCAATCAAAATATGGAATATACGCTAAATACTCAGCTTTTATTTTAATTAACATTTCGAGAATCTTTTTAATACAATTGAGCGCACCCCTGATTGCATTCGCATGGCTGGTCTTGATAGAAAGTTTATTAAGTGCTGTAGGCCTACTAATCGTTTATCAAGCATCTAGAGATAATGTCTTGGCTTGGAAAGTTAGTATAAAACGTGCTAAACAATTATTGAAAGACAGCTGGCCTTTGCTTTTTTCTAGTTTAAGCATAGTTATATATATGCGTATTGACCAAGTTATGCTGGGACAGCTAGCATCTATTAGTGACATTGGAAACTACTCAGTAGCAGTGCGCTTAGTAGAAGTTTGGTATATAATACCTATGACTCTTAACGAGGCTCTATTTCCAGCAATCGTGAATTTAAAAAAGGTTGATCCAGAAATTTATGCGTTCCGAATCCAGCGCCTTTACACGCTGATGATTTGGATGGCAATTATTGCTGCTATTATAATTTCTTGCACCTCAAACCAGTTGGTTAAACTAATTTATGGAAAGCAATATATTGAGGCAGCTCCTATTCTTTCAATCCACGCTTGGATGGCAACTTCCGTGTTTTTTGGAGTTGCGAGATCTTCATGGTTGACGACGGAAGGATATTTGGTAGATGGAATGTATGTGAACATCCTAGGCTGTATTATGAATATTAGCGCCAATCTTCTTTTGATTCCAAGACATGGAGCTATTGGCGCTACAATGGCTTCTTTGCTCAGTGCAGTTGGATCGAACTTGATCATTGCAGTTTACTCAAAACCGATTAGGATTAGCTTGAGAATGTATGCAATGAGCCTGTTGGTCCCTATGAAGTTTTTTAAAAAAAGTAGATCATATTAGTATTTAGTATTATGTGGTATAATTATTTACCTCAACTTGCAACTTTAAAGCCCAAAGAAAGGTATTTAGGATAAACTATTTGTCCAGAGGACTTAAAGACTCGTATTGTACAGGAAACTTAAAACCTCGTACTTCATGCAACCTTGCTAACTAAATGTTGCCAACTCAGTAAAAATATTTTTTTGCTTCCGATTAAGTGTGTTGAAGCTTGAAAAATTTGAGTGTGCTTAAAGGTGATGAGTTTAACGAAAAATATGGAGAAGGGAATGTGAAAATTACTGTTGCACAGCTAGGCTGTGGATACTGGGGGCCAAACTTACTGCGTAATTTCTCGGCCCAGTCTGATTGCTGGGTGAAATGGCTAGCAGACCTAAGTCCTGAACGACGGAGTTACGTTGAAGCAAATTATCCCAAAACCAAGACAACACCCAATTGGGAAGATGTCCTGGCTGATCCAGAGGTGGATGCTGTTGTTGTCGCTACACCGGCATCGACTCATTACAAGTTAGCGAAGGTGGCCCTTGAAGCCGGCAAGCACGTGCTGGTAGAGAAACCCTTAGCCATGTGTACACCAGAGGCGGATGAATTAGTTGCCCTCGCTAAGGCAGCAGGGCGGACCTTGATGGTAGGCCATACCTTTCTCTATAACGCTGCTGTACGGCACCTAAAGCAACTGCTGGACAAAGGTGAACTAGGAGAACTTTACTACATCTACAGCCAGCGGCTAAATCTTGGTCAGGTTCGTTCAGATGTGAATGCTTGGTGGAATCTAGCACCCCACGATGTTAGCATTTTGCTTTATTTAATGAATGACGAACTTCCTGTTTCAGTCAGTGCTTATGGGATGGATTATATACAAGCCGACATTGAGGATGTAGTGTTTGCCACTTTAACTTGGGCCAATCGGGTAACTGCCCACATTCAAGTCAGTTGGCTTGATCCGGGTAAGGTGCGAAAAATGACCCTGGTAGGTAGCCGAAAGATGCTTGTTTACGATGATGTTAGTGATGACAAAGTAACAATTTTAGATAAAGGAATTGATCGAATTCCTAAGGCTGGCGAAAGCATGGATTATGATAACTTTAATAATTATCAGCTTTTTCATCGAGCCGGCGATATTTTGCTTCCAAAAATTAACTTTCAGGAACCTCTTAAAACAGAAATCGCTCATTTTTTAGAGTGCATCGGGACAGGAAACACCCCATTAACCGGCCCAAAACATGGACGGGATGTGGTAAAAGTTTTAGAAGCGGTTCAGAACTCGCTTGATGATAAAGGGCAAATGGTAGCGGTTCCCCAAGAGGAGATAAACTGTCCATGATGTCAGAATTCGCCCTGATATATCCCGGCGTAGCATGGGAGGGTGATTACACACTCGGCCCTTTTGTCATTGTAGGTCAACCATTGCAGAATCAACAAACAGATGAAATAGTAACACACATAGGAGGGGGGGCTTTTATCCGTTCCCATACCGTTATTTATTGCGGAAATCGAATTGGTAGCAACTTTCAGACTGGACATGGCGTCTTACTGAGGGAAGACAATGAAATTGGTGATGACGTGAGTATTGGTTCAGCCAGTATTGTGGAGCATCATGTCCGGATCGGTCACCGTGTTCGGCTTCACTCTAATGTTTTTGTACCTGAATTTTGTGTACTAGAGGACGATTGCTGGCTTGGCCCTCATGTTGTACTCACTAATGCAAAATACCCCCGTTCTCCTAATGTGAAAAAAGAATTGGCCGGCTCGTATATAGAGCAAGGAGCCAAAATAGGGGCAAACGCCACCATATTACCAGGAGTTCGCATAGGGCGGAATGCGCTCATCGGAGCTGGTGCTGTAGTGACCAAAGATGTGCCGGCGGAAGCTGTTGTGGCAGGTAACCCAGCACAGGCAATTAATCATATTTCGCGTTTACCATATCATATTTAATGATGAATATTCCTTTGATTGACCTTAAAGCTCAGTACCTTACTATTCAAAGTGATATTGACTCTGCTATTCAGCGAGTTATTACTCGCAGTGAATTTATTGGTGGAGACGAACTGCAGGAATTTGAAGCAGAATTTGCTGCCTACTGTGGAGCAAAAGCCTGTGTGGGCGTTGGCAATGGCACCGATGCCCTTTATCTAGCCCTACGGGGTCTCGGCATTGGGCCAGGGGATGAGGTGATTACTGTCGCTCATACCTTTATTGCGACAGCAGAAGCTATCTCTTTAACAGGAGCTAAGCCAGTCTTTGTAGACATCCGGGAAGATACTATGTTAATGAATCCGGATGCCCTAGAAGCAGCGATTACGCCCCAAACACGCGCCGTTATTGTAGTTCATCTGTATGGTCAGCCCTGCGAGATGGCTCGGATATTGGAAATTGCCCAACACCATAATCTAAAGGTTGTTGAAGATGCTGCTCAAGCACATGGTGCTTACTGGCAAGGACAACGAGTAGGAACCCTTGGGGACGTAGCCTGCTTTAGCTTCTATCCGGGGAAAAACCTGGGTGCTTATGGCGATGGCGGTGCAGTAGTTAGCCAAGATGAAGACTTGATTCGTCGGGTGCGTCGGCTAGCCAATCATGGACGGTTGGAAAAATATACCCACGAGATTGAGGGAGTTAACAGCCGGTTAGATGGTTTGCAAGCTTCCATCTTGAGGGTAAAATTGCGCCATCTCGATCAGTGGAATGCAGCGCGACAACGTCACGCTGCCCATTATCTCGAGGCTTTAGCGGGGAGTGGGGTAAACCTGCCGACGGTGCATCCAGAAGCAGAATCCGTGTGGCACTTATTCGTTGTGCGCGTTGCGGAACGTGAACATCTCCAAGCGCGTCTCAAAGAACAAGGAATTGCTACAGGTATTCATTACCCCTTGCCACTCCATCAACAACCAGCCTATAAATATTTAGGGATTCCAGATGGCACACTGCCAGTGACGGAGAAGGTAGCATCAGAAATTGTTAGCTTGCCCATATTCGCAGAGTTAACAGAAGAGCAGGTTGAGACAGTTAGTAAAGCAGTCACAAAATTAACGAATGTGTTGCAAAGTTTATGAGCTATCGCTTTGTTAAGGTTACAAATCACTATAGGGAATATTTGAAAGACTATTATCGGCGCAACCCAGATATAGTGCGTAAAACTTATGCTGAGCAGATGCAGCACATCATGAGCGAAGGGTATGGTTGGGCAGATTTTTTTGCGGTTCATTTAAGAAATCTTGGGGTTGATGCCCATGAAATCATAGCCAATGCATTACCCTTGCAACAGACATGGGTACGCGAACATGACATTAAAACCTCAGGCAAAGATACAGTTATTGCCCAATTAAAAGCTTTACAGCCTGATGTAGTCTTCTTCCAAGATAGCTTCAGATTTAATGGAGCTTGGATTACTTATTTAAGAGAGCAAGTTCCTTCAATTACACAAGTAATAGCCTGGTGCTGTGCGCCTTTTACTGATGAAAACATACAGCAGTTCAAAGTGTTTGATTATATTTTAACGTGTCATCCGGGCTATTATCAGGAATTAACAGGACGGGGGCTGCGGATGCACCATTTGAACCACGCGATTGAATCGTCACTTCTCCCTAAAATTAGTTGCAGTAATCTCTCTAAGGATATTGATTGTATCTTTATAGGCTCCCTGGCTACGGGCGAAGGATTTCACAACAATCGTATAAAGCTGTTAGAAAAAATTATAGAATCCAATCTCAAATTAAATATTTATGGTGCTTGGCAAAACTCAAATTTAGTTAAATATTTGCTCAAGCAGGGATCGTATATAGCCGCCAAAACGCTAAAAGCTGTTGGCCTATCTAGTTTAGCTAAAGAACTATTAGGATGGAAAGCAGTAATTGGTGAGAATCCGCACACTTTTGGCCGCCGATATTCAAAGGTATTAAACTCTGTACTTCAGCCTCCTCTTTATGGGATTGACATGCTCAGTGTCCTTTCATGTGCTAAAGTAGGGTTGAATTTTCATATTGATGCCGCTGGCCGGTATGCCGGCAATGTTCGCCTCTATGAAGTGACAGGCGTAGGTTCTTGCCTTTTGACGGATTGGAAAGAAAATTTACATGAGCTATTTGAAATCGACACAGAGATAGTCACCTATAAGTCTGCTGATGAATGCTTGGAAAAAGCTAAATGGCTTTTAGAACATCCAAAAGAACGGG
Proteins encoded in this window:
- a CDS encoding acyltransferase, giving the protein MMSEFALIYPGVAWEGDYTLGPFVIVGQPLQNQQTDEIVTHIGGGAFIRSHTVIYCGNRIGSNFQTGHGVLLREDNEIGDDVSIGSASIVEHHVRIGHRVRLHSNVFVPEFCVLEDDCWLGPHVVLTNAKYPRSPNVKKELAGSYIEQGAKIGANATILPGVRIGRNALIGAGAVVTKDVPAEAVVAGNPAQAINHISRLPYHI
- a CDS encoding Gfo/Idh/MocA family protein gives rise to the protein MLKGDEFNEKYGEGNVKITVAQLGCGYWGPNLLRNFSAQSDCWVKWLADLSPERRSYVEANYPKTKTTPNWEDVLADPEVDAVVVATPASTHYKLAKVALEAGKHVLVEKPLAMCTPEADELVALAKAAGRTLMVGHTFLYNAAVRHLKQLLDKGELGELYYIYSQRLNLGQVRSDVNAWWNLAPHDVSILLYLMNDELPVSVSAYGMDYIQADIEDVVFATLTWANRVTAHIQVSWLDPGKVRKMTLVGSRKMLVYDDVSDDKVTILDKGIDRIPKAGESMDYDNFNNYQLFHRAGDILLPKINFQEPLKTEIAHFLECIGTGNTPLTGPKHGRDVVKVLEAVQNSLDDKGQMVAVPQEEINCP
- a CDS encoding CgeB family protein, whose amino-acid sequence is MSYRFVKVTNHYREYLKDYYRRNPDIVRKTYAEQMQHIMSEGYGWADFFAVHLRNLGVDAHEIIANALPLQQTWVREHDIKTSGKDTVIAQLKALQPDVVFFQDSFRFNGAWITYLREQVPSITQVIAWCCAPFTDENIQQFKVFDYILTCHPGYYQELTGRGLRMHHLNHAIESSLLPKISCSNLSKDIDCIFIGSLATGEGFHNNRIKLLEKIIESNLKLNIYGAWQNSNLVKYLLKQGSYIAAKTLKAVGLSSLAKELLGWKAVIGENPHTFGRRYSKVLNSVLQPPLYGIDMLSVLSCAKVGLNFHIDAAGRYAGNVRLYEVTGVGSCLLTDWKENLHELFEIDTEIVTYKSADECLEKAKWLLEHPKEREAIAKAGQARTLRDHTYEKRALQLDSIIQREFKNS
- a CDS encoding DegT/DnrJ/EryC1/StrS family aminotransferase encodes the protein MMNIPLIDLKAQYLTIQSDIDSAIQRVITRSEFIGGDELQEFEAEFAAYCGAKACVGVGNGTDALYLALRGLGIGPGDEVITVAHTFIATAEAISLTGAKPVFVDIREDTMLMNPDALEAAITPQTRAVIVVHLYGQPCEMARILEIAQHHNLKVVEDAAQAHGAYWQGQRVGTLGDVACFSFYPGKNLGAYGDGGAVVSQDEDLIRRVRRLANHGRLEKYTHEIEGVNSRLDGLQASILRVKLRHLDQWNAARQRHAAHYLEALAGSGVNLPTVHPEAESVWHLFVVRVAEREHLQARLKEQGIATGIHYPLPLHQQPAYKYLGIPDGTLPVTEKVASEIVSLPIFAELTEEQVETVSKAVTKLTNVLQSL
- a CDS encoding flippase, with product MLSKLATAIKKISPGQRQIIGNTGWLFASRILRLGLGLVVGVLLARYLGPEQFGLYNYAISFVVLFSPLFTLGLDSIVIRDIVRDPSSKLETLGTAFVLKLIGSFLTFCLATGGILFLRFDDNLAHWLVGLAAVASIFHAFDVIEFWFNSQIQSKYGIYAKYSAFILINISRIFLIQLSAPLIAFAWLVLIESLLSAVGLLIVYQASRDNVLAWKVSIKRAKQLLKDSWPLLFSSLSIVIYMRIDQVMLGQLASISDIGNYSVAVRLVEVWYIIPMTLNEALFPAIVNLKKVDPEIYAFRIQRLYTLMIWMAIIAAIIISCTSNQLVKLIYGKQYIEAAPILSIHAWMATSVFFGVARSSWLTTEGYLVDGMYVNILGCIMNISANLLLIPRHGAIGATMASLLSAVGSNLIIAVYSKPIRISLRMYAMSLLVPMKFFKKSRSY